The window CATCGCGCGGCACATGATGTACGACAGGATCGCACCCGACGAGCCCACCAGCGCGCCGGTGATGATCATCGCGGTGTTGCCGAGCGTGAAGCCCATCGCCGCCGCCGCCCAGCCCGAATAGCTGTTGAGCATCGACACCACGACCGGCATGTCGGCGCCGCCGATCGGGATGATCAGCAGGAAACCGATCGCGAAGCTGAGGCCGGTGATCGTCCAGAACACCCAGGGCGACTGGTCCTGCGTGAAATAGGCGGTCAGGCCGACGATCGCGGCGAGCGTGCCAAGGTTGATGATGTGCCGTCCCGGCAGCATGATCGGCGAACCCGACATATTGCCGTTGAGCTTGAGGAAGGCGATAACCGAGCCCGAGAAGGTGATCGCACCGATCGCGATGCCGAGCCCCATTTCGATGCGGCTGACGACATGGATCTGCCCCGCCGCATCGGCAATGCCGAAAGCGAGCGGGTTGAGGTAGGCCGCCGCAGCGACCGCGACCGCCGCCAGGCCGACGAGGCTGTGGAACGCCGCGACGAGCTGCGGCATCGCGGTCATCGCGATCCGGCGCGCCATGACGATACCGATGACGGCACCGATAGCGATCGCGACGAGAATCTCGATCAGGCCGACGGTGTCGAGGGTGAAGGCCCAGCTGTCATGCCCGGTGCTTACCCGCGTTCCCGGCGCATGCGTCAACAGCGTGGTGACGACCGCGATCGTCATGCCGGCCATACCAAAGCGGTTGCCGCTTTGCGCCGTCGCCGGGCTCGAAAGCCCGCGCAGCGCCATGATGAAGAGAACGCCCGCAACCAGATATGCTAGGGCCGCCCAGGGGTTGACCGCGAGGCCATGACCGCCGGTCGCGGCGGAGAGGATCGATTGCACGTCCATCTCAGCGCACCTTCTTCTTGTACATCGCCAGCATGCGCGCGGTGACCGCGAAGCCGCCGAAAATGTTGATGCTGGCCATCACGACAGCGGCGAGGCCGAGCCATTTCGAGGTCGCCGAACCGGCGGCCGCGCTGGCGATCAACGCCCCGACGATGATGACCGACGAAATGGCGTTGGTCACGCTCATCAACGGCGTGTGCAGCGCCGGGGTCACCGACCAGACGACAAAATAACCGACGAAGCACGCCAGGACGAAAATCGAAAAAATACCGATGAAATCCACGGCGAGCTCCCCTGCTGATTCCGCGAGCGCACCTCTTGCCGCGCCGCCGCCACCCTGTCGACTCCTAAGACGCGCAAAAAGACGGGCCCGCAATCGCCGGGTGGCGGATTGCGGGCCCGTGCGGCAATTAAATGTCGCGGGCGATCAGCTCGCGGGGGTCGCTTCCGCCGGCGCCGCGGCATCGGCTGCGGGCGCTGCGGGCGGCGTGATCGTCGGGATCAGCACGCCGTTCAGCACATGGACCATGCCGTTCGACTGCGCGACGTCGGAGCGGGTAATGTAGCCCGAGCTGCCCTGCGTGCCGTCGACCTTGATATTGCCCTGCACCTCGGTGAACGAGATCTCCTGGCCCGCGACGGTGGTCAGCTTCGCGGTGCCGCCACCGGCCTTGATCTTCTTGTACAGATCCTCGGCGGTGATCTGGCCGGGCACGACATGATAGGTCAGGACCTGCTCCAGCGCCCATTTGTTGGCGGGGGCCATCAGATAGTCGGTCATCGGCTGCGGAACCGCGGCGAAAGCGGCGTCGGTCGGCGCAAAGACGGTGTAGGGGCCGGCGCCGTTGAGCGTATCGCCAAGTCCGGCGGCCGAAATCGCCTGCGCCAGCGTCGTCAGATCGGGGGTGTTGGCGGCGGCCTGCGCGACGGTCGTGTCGGGCGCGGCTTCGGCGGCCACTTCGTCGGCCCAGGCATGGGCAGGAACGGCAAGCGCGGTGGTCAAGGCAAGAAGGGGGGCAACAAGAAACTTGGCACGCAACATCAGACATTTCTCCGGATAAGGAAAGGACGGGGTCAAACCCTCGGCCCCATCCTAAGCAAGAACATTGTCATGAAAAGGCCATAATCGGCCATTTTCTATCAATTTTCCCACGAACCGTGCTTCGCTGGCGATAGTCCGCCAAGGGAAACAGGCCCGCGGCGCCATCCAGACGGCATCGCGGGCCCGATTCGTCGGCATCGCGGTCGGCGCGCCTCAAGCCTACATCTTCGGCGTCAGCACCCCGTCGACGACATGGATCACCCCGTTCGACTGGTTGACGTCGGCCTGCGTCACCGTCGCCTTGCTGCCGTCGGCGCCGGTCAGGGTAATGACATTGCCCGCCATCGTCGCGGTCAGATCCTGCCCGTTGACGGTCTTGAGCACCGCCTTGCCGCCGCCGGCGGTAATCTTGGCGGCGAGATCGGCTGCGGTCAGCTTGCCGGCGACGACATGATATTTCAGCACGTCGGCAAGCACGCTTTTCTGTGCCGGACGCATCAGGCCGTCGAGCGTCGCCTTCGGCACCTTGGCAAAGGCGTCGTCGGTCGGCGCGAAGACGGTGAACGGACCCGCGCCCTTCAGCGTGTCGACCAGTCCGGCCTGCGTCACCGCGGCGACGAGCGTCTTGTGGATCGGCGAGGCGATCGCATTGTCGACGATCGTCTTGGTCGGGAACATTTCGGCGCCGCCGACCATCGGGTTGGTGCTCGGCGCCATGGTATCGGCGGGCACCGCGTCGCCTTCGGCGACGGTCGTGGTTTCGGTGGCGGGCGGCGCGTCGGTCTTGCTGCAAGCCGAAAGGCCGAGCGCGGCGACCATGGCCGCCGTCGTCAGATAGCTGATTTTCATGACATCATCTCCAGAGATCGGGGGGATGTCCCCCTCTCCCTGCATGACTCCCACGGCGACAGGATCGTTCCAGCGGGTCGCTCGTTTGCGACGAATGGAGTGCGGGTCACGCGACGCGTGGCGGCACAAATTGCCCGGCTACGCTTGGCCTAGCAAGCGAAGCGAACCTTGCTGCCCGTGGTCAAGGGGCCGGCGCTACGAGACCGCCGCGCACGAAGACCATCTTGTGCGGATCGCGGATCATGCGGATGTTCAATCGCCCGTCGGCCAAAAGGGCGAAGCCATATTCGCCGCCCACGAACTCCACCGTCTGCTCGGTCGCCATCGGCTCGATCTTCGGACCATTGGTCAGGCAAGTATAGCCGAGGCCGATACAGTAGGTCAGCCTGCCGCCGACATAACGCAGCGCATACACCGTCCAGGGTTCAAGGTCGTCGACCTGTTCAGGGGTAAGGCGCGTCGCCGCAATCGGTCCGATAGGATAGATGTCATCGCGCTGGATATTGCCGTGATATTCGCTCCAGATCGTGGCGACGCTGCTCCGGAACCATGAATCGAGCACACCGTCCCGGTCGTAATCGATCAGGCAAACCGACGCCTTGCCACCGCCGAAAAGGCCGGCGGTGACCGACAGACCCTGCTGACACGCGATGAAATAACTGTTCGTCGCAATGGACAGCGGCAGGCCCTTTTCGAGGACCGCCTTGGTTTTCGGAATGGCAACCGGCGCATCAAGCACGACCGCGCCTGCGGGCACGGCCTTGCCGACGAACCAGGCGTCCTTCTTGTCTACCGTGTGCGTCCGCTCGGCGGGGTCCCGGGGACCAGCAACGTATCAAATCCATAACGGATCGACCCGGCGTCGGCCTCTTTGGCATCCGCCGAAGACGTCGCAATTGCCAGCGCCAGTGTCGCGACGCACGCGTAGCGCCGCATCACCCCAGCAAACGCTCGTGCACCACCTTGCCGCCCTGTGTCAGC is drawn from Sphingopyxis sp. OPL5 and contains these coding sequences:
- a CDS encoding NAD(P)(+) transhydrogenase (Re/Si-specific) subunit beta, with amino-acid sequence MDVQSILSAATGGHGLAVNPWAALAYLVAGVLFIMALRGLSSPATAQSGNRFGMAGMTIAVVTTLLTHAPGTRVSTGHDSWAFTLDTVGLIEILVAIAIGAVIGIVMARRIAMTAMPQLVAAFHSLVGLAAVAVAAAAYLNPLAFGIADAAGQIHVVSRIEMGLGIAIGAITFSGSVIAFLKLNGNMSGSPIMLPGRHIINLGTLAAIVGLTAYFTQDQSPWVFWTITGLSFAIGFLLIIPIGGADMPVVVSMLNSYSGWAAAAMGFTLGNTAMIITGALVGSSGAILSYIMCRAMNRSFISVIAGGFGGDDAAASSGGSKEQRPWKPGSAEDAAFLMSQAENVIIVPGYGMAVAQAQHALREMGDQLKKEGVNVKYAIHPVAGRMPGHMNVLLAEANVPYDEVFELEDINGEFAQCDVAFVIGANDVTNPAAKTDKTSPIYGMPILDVANAKTVLFVKRSMGGVGYAGVDNDVFYMDQTMMLLGDAKKMADDIVKALSGSGH
- a CDS encoding proton-translocating transhydrogenase family protein, giving the protein MDFIGIFSIFVLACFVGYFVVWSVTPALHTPLMSVTNAISSVIIVGALIASAAAGSATSKWLGLAAVVMASINIFGGFAVTARMLAMYKKKVR
- a CDS encoding fasciclin domain-containing protein, translating into MTTALAVPAHAWADEVAAEAAPDTTVAQAAANTPDLTTLAQAISAAGLGDTLNGAGPYTVFAPTDAAFAAVPQPMTDYLMAPANKWALEQVLTYHVVPGQITAEDLYKKIKAGGGTAKLTTVAGQEISFTEVQGNIKVDGTQGSSGYITRSDVAQSNGMVHVLNGVLIPTITPPAAPAADAAAPAEATPAS
- a CDS encoding fasciclin domain-containing protein; the encoded protein is MKISYLTTAAMVAALGLSACSKTDAPPATETTTVAEGDAVPADTMAPSTNPMVGGAEMFPTKTIVDNAIASPIHKTLVAAVTQAGLVDTLKGAGPFTVFAPTDDAFAKVPKATLDGLMRPAQKSVLADVLKYHVVAGKLTAADLAAKITAGGGKAVLKTVNGQDLTATMAGNVITLTGADGSKATVTQADVNQSNGVIHVVDGVLTPKM